The DNA window GAAAAGAAAATTGAAAGAACAATAGAGGGATTAAGAAAACGAAATATGGAAGGATACTTGGTTAAGGATGAAATAGAATTAATTAAATTATTAAAGGAACTTATTCCTGATAACGTATCAGTAGGTGTGGGAGATTCTGTAACGCTTTTTGAAACAGGAGTCATAGACTTTCTTAGAGAAGGCAAATTAACTTTCCTTGATAAATATAGAGAGGGAATAACAAGTGAAGAAAAAAGAGAAATATATATAAAAAATTTTTCTGCTGATATTTTCATGTGTAGTACCAATGCCTTAACCGAAAGTGGTGAATTATATAATATTGATGGTAATGGAAGTAGAGTTGCACCAATGATATATGGACCTAAGCAGGTCATTTTAGTTGTAGGCATAAACAAAATAGTCCGTGATATTGAAGAAGCAGAGAAAAGAGTTAGACAATACGTGGCTCCAATAGATGCAAAAAGGCTGGGCAAGGATACACCTTGCACTACTTTGGGATATTGCGTAGATTGCAAAAGTCCAAATAGAATATGTAATGATTTTGTGATTATTAAAGGTCAGTTTATTAAAGGCAGGATAAAAATAATTATTGTTGGAAAACAACTGGGATATTAACGGAATGTATTACTATTAAGGCAATTATCAAGGTAAATAGGGGTGTGTTAAAATGAATTGGAAAGAAGCTCATACAGACATGAGACGAAAAGATAGGGAAATGAGTAGGGAATTTGGTATTGAAATCATAGATAAGTCTAAATATGGTGTTCTATCTATGGTTGACGAGGATAATGAACCTTATGGAATTCCTCTTTCCATTGTAAGAAATGAAAATACCTTATATTTTCATTCAGCAATGGACGGAAAAAAGGTGAAGGTATTTAAGAATAATCCTAATGTAAGTATAGCCTTTATAGGAGAAACAAAAATTCCAGAAAACTATGCTAAAGAGGAATTAGACGAGATTATGAAGGATGAATCCAAGGCAGCATCACTTACTAGCAAGGTTTTTACAACAGAATACGAATCTGCTGTTGTAAAAGGAAAAATAGAGCTAGTAGAAGATGAAGAAGAAAAAGTTAAAGCCATGAGGCGACTATGCGAAAAATATACTCCAACAAAGATGGATTACTTTGCGGTGGCTATTAAATCAGGATTAAAAATAACCAATGTATATAGAATATCAATAGAAGAAATAAAGGCAAAAAGAAAGAAATATGACATACATGGTAAAGAAATGAAATGGGGTAGAATGGAGTAATATTATTGTCTAATCATAATAAACATTAGTTAAGACTCTGGAAGTATTTACAGGAGAAACCCTGTGAGTATATAGATACAATAAAAGTTGAATAAAAGAGTAGAAAGTCTAATATTTATAATAGTGACAATGCATTGTAGGGGGATATAAGTTGAATAATAATTTTGTTTTCTTCAATAGCCAATTTATGAGAGAAAACGAGGCTTGCATAGGAGTTAGAAATGTAGCATTTAACTATGGCCTTGCATGCTTTGAAGGAATACGAGCTTACTGGAATGAAGGAAAACAGCAGCTCTATGTATTTAGAATGCAGGACCATTTTTTTAGGCTCTTACAGTCGTGTAAGGTTTTAAGGATTGATATTCCTTAAACTCCTCAGCAGCTCTGTGATATTACAATAAAACTTTTACAGCTTAACAAATACTATACAACGGTATATATTAGACCAATAGCGTATAAGGACTCAAATGAAGAATCTGCGAATTTACTTTATCCTGAAAATGCACTTCTTATTTATAGTTTACCAATGGGAGAAATATCAGAAAAGAAAGCAATTAGCGTATGTGTTTCCTCATGGACAAGAGTTATGCAGAATATGATTCCTCCAATGACTAAAGCGACTGCTTGTTATTTGAGTTCTGCTCTTGCTACAACCGAAGCCTTGGAGAATGGATTTGATGAGGCTATATTTTTAACTATTAATGAAAATGTCTCAGAAGGTCCAGGAGAAAATATTTTTATAATTAGAAATGGAGTTCTGGTAACTCCCCCAGTAACTGATGATATACTTGAAGGGATTACAAGAGATACAATAATGAGAATTGCAAGAGAAGAGCTAGGTATTAATACTGTTATTAGGAGTATACCAAGACCTGAGCTATATTTGGCTGAGGAAGCTTTTTTTACAGGCACTGCTGTTGAGATACAACCAATTACGGAAATTGATAGAATAAAAATTGGTAATGGAGAAATAGGACCTATTACTAAAAAGCTTGAGCAGCTTTATTTTGAAACAGTGCAAGGAAATAATCCTAGGTACAGCAGTTACAATACCCCTGTGTATTGAGATTAAATGAAAAAACATATTGACAGTATGGAAAACATATGTAATAATACATAAAAAGTGAGTATGCTTAAACATTGACATGTGAGCAGCATAGGGGCTACAGAGCCCTACACGAATGGCTATAACCCTTCGGAGTCACTATCACTAGTGATTCTGTGGGTTTTTTTATTTTAGCGGAGGTGATATTAATGATTAGATTACTTACACAATCTGATAAAAAGATAATTCTAGAATATCTTAAAAGGAATGAAATCGAGACATCATTTTTATATGGCAATGTCATTGAATTTGGAATTGATAATATACAAGATAAAAGAAGATGTGCAGACTACTATGGATTCTTCAAAGAAGAAGTATTAAAAGGTATATTACCATTTTATAATCTTGGCAGTTGTATACCCCACTTTGAAGACGAGGATGCCATACCTTCATTTGCGGACCTCATGAAAAGTAAGCATTTTGAGTTTTTATTAGGCATGAGTAAAGTAATAAGACCATTGTATGAAAGAATTGAAGGCCATAAAGAAATTCAGGAGTATGATGAATGCTCTTATTTTATAAATAAAAATTTTAGACCTTATACATTAGAGAGGATAAATTTTATAGATGCAAATGAAGCGATTAATGATGAAATAATAGACTTTGTTCTAGATGCACGGAAAAATGGATTTAATCAAGTCACAACTAGAGAAGATATTAGGAAAACTTTATTACAAAGAGGCGATGAAGAAGAATTTATTATTGCAGAAAAAGATGGTAAAATGGTAGCTCAAGCATGTATACAGACATATACGCCTAAAATCAATCAGATTGGTAGTGTTTATACAGCTAAAGAAGAGAGGGGAAAGGGATATTGCAAGGCAATAGTTTCCGAAATATGTAGGAGAATCATTGGCAAAGGTAAGATACCAACCCTTTCTGTTAAAAAGAATAATACACCTGCTGTCATGGCTTATACTGCCTTGGGGTTTGAACACTACGATGACTATTTAATAATAAGACTTAAGTAACAACCCCAAAAACTACTTTAACAAGAAACCATAATTTCAAGATAAAGGAATTACCTTGGAACTATGGTTTTTTATATATTAAATTTAGTTTATAATGATTATAGAGAGGATTAAGGCTATCAGATAGTCCAAATATAAATACTACATATATTTTACAGACATTATTGCCAAGCAAAAGAGCATCAAAGCTATATATATGATTTAAATAAAGTATAGCAGTATTATAAAAGAAGACAAGGGGGATAAATATGATTGAATTAGTAGTGATCAGGCATGGACAATCTTTAGCAGATATTGAAGGCAGACATGAAGGAAGAGCAGATTTTCCTTTAACTGATTTAGGCAGAGAGCAAGCAGAAAAATTGTCCGAATGGCTAAAGGAAAGATATACTTTTGATATGATTGTAAGTAGTCCCTTAAAAAGGGCAAAAGAAACAGCAGAGATTATAGGACATAAGATGAATCAACCAGTTGTTTTTAACGAAGATTTGATGGAGTGCAACAATGGAGTATTAGCAGGACTTCTAAGAGAAGAAGTCAAACGTAATTATCCTGAACCAGAAGGGGGAAGGAAGTACTTTCAAGCAGTGGAAAAAGGAGAATCATTGATAGATTTAAGAAGCAGGGCAGAGTATTTTCTTGCTAATTTGCTACATTCCATAAAAGATAGGGAGGACAAAACTACTATATGTATAGTATCTCATGGAGGGTTGACAACTATGTTGTACAGAAGCTTTCTCAATTTACCTATAGATACTAATATATGGTTAGCTTCAGGGGATACAGGAGTTCATTTGTGGAGAATAAAGGATGATAAAAAAATAATCGTTTTTTCTAATATGCAGGAACATTTACAGGTGAATGATTAGTATCAGTTCCATGTTAATTGCATTGACCCATAAATTTCCATATAATCAAAAGAGCAAAACGAGTGAACAAAATGACCAAAAGTGCCGATGATATCTATACAAGAACACTTAAGAAAGAAGGTTAAACTGATGAAAAAGATCAGCACAAGAATCATATTAACGGTTTTAATTTGTTCTATTACCACGTCTATAGTTGTTGGAGCTACCAGTATGATTAGAAGTACTAATGTAATTGAGAAGGAAGCAAAAAACAGTCTTTTTGTTACGGGAGAGGCACACGCTAAAGAATTCAATGAGGATTTAGTAGTTTATGAAACCATAGTTTCTAACATGTATCAGATAGTGAAGGGGACTATTGATGAAACGAGATTGTACGAGGAAGGATATCTCTCGGAGTATAGTAGTACAATTTTAAGTCCTATAGTTCAAAAGATGACTGAAGAGACTGAGAAAAGTGCAGGATTATACATAGTTTTTGATCCTAGATACACCGGTAGGTCAGAAGGGATTTGGGCTGCAGTAGATGAAAATGGAAAATTGATACATTCCATACCAACTAATGTTGCCGGAAAAAGTCAAGATGATCCGACAGCTTCTTTCTATTATGATGCTATAAAGGCAGGCAAGGCATTATGGGGAGACTTTTATGTTAACAATGTTAACGTAAATGTGATGTCGTATTCAATGCCTATAATAACAATACACCTATTGGAACAATAGGAGCAGATATGAATGTGGAAGAATTAAAGAAGCATGTAGAGGATATTAAGCTATACGATACAGGCTATGCGTTTATGCTCAACAAAGATTATGATTATATAGTCCATCCTACCCTAGATAGAGACAGTAACTTTAAAACTATTAGCAATGGTCAATATAGTTATATTGCAGATGAAATAGAAAGTAAAGGTTCTGGTATAATAGATACTTTCTTTGGTGGTGAAACAAAAATTATGGCTTTTTCAAAGCTATATGATGATAAAATTATAATTTTGACTATACCAAAAAAAGAAGTATTAGATGATATGTATAATACTGTCTATATTATATTGGGGGTTATAATAGTAGCAACCATATTGTCGGTGGCTATAGCATTTATTTTAGGTAAAAAGGTTTCTGACCCAATAGTATTTGCTACAGATATATTAAATACAACTGCTAATTTAGACTTAACAGATATAGAAGAAACAAATGAGATAAGGGCAATTTTCAATAGAAAAGATGAGGTAGGGGCCATATTTAAGGCAACATCTACTTTGAGAGAGGAAATGAGAAAAGTTATAAGAGCTATAGATGAGACTACAGAAAACGTTGTGAATAATACTAGCAGCTTAACTGTAGCTACTCAAGAAACCAGTCAATCTATAAATGAAGTAGCGAAAACCGTAGAAGAACTAGCAAAAGCTGCTATGGAACAAGCTGAGGATGCAGAAAATGGTTCAGTAAAGCTGGAAAAGTTAGCTGACGAAATAAAATTGGCAGTAGAAAATGGTGAAATAGTTGTAGATAGTTCAATGCATGCTCAAAAAATAAGTGAAGAAGGTTCAAAGGCAATGAATGATATGGTAGAGAAGTTTAATATAACAAATAAATCTACTAATATGGTTGCAGAAAACGTTAACTCTCTATTAGAAAAATCTCATTCCATTGGAAGTATATTAAATACCATAATGGATATTTCGGAGCAGACAAACCTTTTGGCTTTAAATGCAGCAATAGAAGCAGCTAGAGCAGGTGAGGCAGGCAGAGGATTCTCTGTAGTAGCTGAAGAAATAAGAAAACTATCTGAACAAACTGGATATGCCACTAGAAATATAGAGGATATATTACATTCCATACAATCAGAGGTTGAGATTACAAAAGAAAATATGGACACCTCAGAGAAAGCGATAAATGATGCAAATATAACTCTAGATCAATCCATGAAGGCTTTTGAAGAGATAATTTCCTCCATATTAACTTCTATTGAAGCTACAAATAAGCTGAGCAAGGGTCTAAATAATGTAGATGTAAACAAGGAAGATGTGGTACTAGCTATTCAAAGCATATCTTCAATAACAGAAGAAACAGCTGCTTCTACAGAGGAATTATCAGCCTCTATAGAAGAGCAGGCTGCAACTATGGAGACCATATCTAATAATGCAGATAATTTGGCCCAAACAATTGAAAAATTAAATGAATTAGTCAGTAAGTTCAAACTTTAAGTAAAAATTTCAATAAATCTTTTTAGATATATTACTCCCAGAAAAGACTAACACTAGTGTTAGTCTTTTCTGTATGGAAGATCTTGAATAGACGGGTTATCATATTGCATATAGATATTGCTAGAATGCTGTGAATGCAGAAAGCATAGTTAATTAAAGGCAAAACCATAGCCTTTGCCTCAAAAAAATGTGCCCTCGACTCTTAAAAAGAGAGAGGGCTGATTTTTTATTTGGATAAAAGCTTTAAAGGTAGAAGTTGACTTAGTTCTTGAGTTAGTTTATTTGCTGTTTTTCTATCCAATCCAGATAAATGTAATTGCCTCGTGAAGGAATGCTTAAACATAATATATCTTGCAAAAGAATAAATTATCCAGAAGGGCAGAATTATCAACAATACTAAAAGCTTAATGGCTAATTTCCCATAGGTATATATAACTGTCATTTCATAAACCCTTAGGCTACTTGTCAACTATTTTTGAAATATCTTTTAAAGATAGCATGTAATTTTTGGCCATATCAAGAGCCGCATCTTGAGGTATCCCCGACCCAAGCAATTCTTTGTAAAAGCTGCCTACAGCCTGCCCCATGTTCTTCCCAGCTTCAGCAGAGTAAAGAGTACCTATTAGCCCATTAATAATTTTTGGTAATTTATCAGAAACCGTGTCTAAGAGTTCTCCGATTTCTGGAATAGTTGCATCTGTCTTAATTTCAGGCATTTGTATAACCTCCTTATATAAATTGTAATGCAAGCTTAATTGACTTTTTTGTAGTAGATAAAACACAAGGTATAATTTTTAAGGTATTAAGTGCAGATTTCAAATCTGCTAATGTTACATTAACGTTTTCTTTATCTGTTTTTGGAATCAAAGAGAATGCACCTTTCATGATGTCTTTTGGCACATCTTTCATTGTATTTGAAATCAATTTACTTAATTCCAAAGTTATTGCAAATTCCTTTCTGCATTCAGGACAGATACTGAGATGATTTATAAGCTTAATTTTATCAAATTCATTTATATTATCGTTTATATAGCCGACAATGAAATCTTTCATGCTTTGGCATTCTTCGCTCATCTCAAACACTCCTTTCTTCGAGCAAAGGACGTAACTTATACTTCAGATAATGAATTCTGCTCTTAATAGTACCCTTTGGAATCCCAGTTATATTAGCAATTTCAGTATAGCTTAGCTGTGCATTGAATATTAGGAATAGTAATTCTCTATCTTGTAGTGATAATGTAGCAAAAGATTTTTCAATATCTATGCAGTCAATCATATTATCTATTTGGTCAAAGGAAGAAGATATATTTTCTATATCCTTGAATTCCAGAGTTTCAAAATAGTTACTGTTATAATGCTTACGATAAAAATCTGCAATTTTTCTTCTGGTTATTCCAATTACCCATGTTTTAAAAGATGAATTTCGTTTAAAACCCTTTAATCCTTGCCAAGCTGCTAACATAGTTTCCTGTAATATGTCCTTTATATCTTCAGTACTTGAAATATTAGAGAGTATATAGTTGTAAAGGATTTTAATATATGGATTCATTAATTCTTCAAAGGCAACAGTATTGCCCAAAACTGCTCTATCTAAAAGCTTTTCAATACTATTACTGCTACCTCCTAAAACCCCATATATATCACTCCCTTGAAAGCTGCTTTCATTTATTTAGTCGTATAAAAGCTGAAAATGGTTCAAATGAAATTAAATATTTTTATTTATTTTATAAAGTCTAGAATTTATATCATCTTTATTGTATTTTATCATATTTTAAGTTGAGAGTGGGGGATAGGGCTACTGCTCCATTTAGATAAGGAAGAATTTATAATAAGACAAGAAAGGCATTGTAAATATTAGGCAAGTAAGTTAATATATTATATAGATATCTTTAAGAAACAGGATATTTTAAAGGAAAATTCTAAAACAAATAAATTAAAGGAGGTGGGTATTATGATGAAAGATACATTGAGTATCTATAAATCTAATACTTTATTGCAGGAGGTACTATTATTTGAGTTACAAAAAAGGTGTAGAAATATTACCAGCTCACCTTCTAAAAGAGGTTCAGAAGTATGTTGATGGAGGATTAATATACATACCTAAAAAGAGTAAGAGGGTTGGCTGGGGTCATTTAAACGGCTCAAAAAAATCATTAGAAAAACGGAATAGAAATATATATGAATTATTTAAGAATGGAATACCTATAGATGAGATAGCCGACACGTATTATCTAAGTGAAGAAACAATTAAAAAGATTGTTTATGGTAAAAAACAATTATAATTATTCTCTTCCTATGATTTAAAGATGAAAAATGAGAAAATATAATCGACCGGTTAGTACTAGAGGAAGGGGATGGTATAAGTTGAAAATAGAGGTGCTTTTAGTATAACTCATTAAATAATGGATGCAGGTGCATCCATTATTTTTTATAAAGTTTAGAATTTTAGATAGCTTAAAAGTGAATAAAAAGATGCATCTAGTAGATAAAATCTAAAGTTATAAGACATGATGATAACAATGTTACTCTTTGGAGGCTCGTATACACTTGTTGAATTATGGGAGGTGAATAGAAGAGTGATTATTGTTTATAAGGATATTATTCTACGCGATTATAAAGAAGGGGATATAGTTGATGATATCCGATGGATGACTGAAGAAATTGCTTGGCATGAATGGGATGCACCTTGGGAAGCTGAAAAAGATTTAATCAATTTTGATAAAGAAAAATTCTGTGAAAAGGCAATGAAGAAGTTGAAAGACAAGAAAGATGACAATGAATTTCGCTGGGGATTTGAAATTGATACGAAAGATGGAATTCATATAGGTGGCGTTAATTCTTATCTTAACGATGAAGAATATAATTGGAAATCTGCCTCGCAAGGTGGTTGTCTACATACGCTTGGAATAGATATTTGTGAGTCTTCTTACTGGTACAAAGGTTATGGGACACAGGCTTTTACTGCTTTCATAAAATATCATTTTTCTAAAGGTATTACAGATATCTATACAGAAACATGGTCTGGAAATTTTCCTATGATTGCTATGGCAGAAAAAGTTGGCTTTAAAGAATGCAATAGAGAAAGGAAATTTCGGATTATAAGAGGGAATTCATATGATAGTTTAACGTTTAAGTTAAACATCAAAAAATTTGAAGAATTACTTCAAAAATATTGAGTGATAATGGGGGTTATTTGATGTTAATAAAAAATCAAAATATTAGCGAAAGAAGTGTTTTTGACTGGATAGAAGCAGAATTAGAACCTATATTCTGTACATCTGAAGAATTCATATACAATGATATGGAATCTCAATCAGATTATAGTCTGCCTATTATATATCAGTCATTTGACCCAACTAAAAAATCACATTGGACAGACAGAGGAGATCTCTATGATTTTCTTTATTCAACAAAAGGTGAAGGGAAAAAACTCTTAGATTTTGGTCCAGGAGATGGGTGGCCTTCATTAATCGTTGCTCCTTATGTTAAAGAAGTAATAGGCTTAGATTCCTCTGAGAAGCGTGTAAGGGTCTGCACAGGAAATGCTAAACGAATGGGAACTAATAATGCAAGCTTTACAAGCTATATATCTGGAACAAAACTACCTTTTGAGGATAACTGCTTTGATGGAATTATGGCAGCATCATCTGTAGAACAAACACCAGATCCAAAGAAAACTATAGAGAAATTATATCGGGTTTTGAAGCCAGGAGGTCGCATTAGAATCTCCTATGAGGCATTAAATGATTATAAAGACGGATATGAAAAGGATTTATGGATATCAGATTTGAGTGAAGAGTCATGCAAGTTGATACTATTTAATAGAGATTTAAAAAATGAATATGTTTTACAATACGGATTAACTATTGCAATGTCAGAGGAAAAATTTGAGAACAAATTATCATCAGATAATAATGTTATCTTTGATCAAGTTACAGTTTCTTTTCTAGAAGAAATAAGAGCGATAATCACTAATGTTCAAGCATGCAAAACTATTCATCCTTCCGGAAAAACCTTAGCAGCTTGGCTAAAAGAGGCAGGATTTAAAGAGATACTTCCTACCTATAGTGGCAGAGCCGCAGCAGCAAAATTATTTAATCAATATTCAGATGATAATAGACCAGATAATTTAGACTCAGTAGATGAAGTAATAAAGAAAGTTGTAAAAATAGTAACAGAATTAGAGGCACCCTTAGACATTGATCCCATGATAACAGCTATTAAGTAAAAAGTTAATAGTTTTATAATATACGTATTTAAGTTCATGACTTTGTTCGGTGAATAACAGCTTAAAGGCTCCATTCATAGAGAGTACAAACTCTTTTTGACTGGAGTTTTTGTTTATATATTGGGTATAGAGTTATCTTTTAATACCACAAAATTATTAACATTATATTTTGCAGAACATACGTTTGAAATGTTTTATTATATAGAATATAATGGAATCATTAGGGAGGGGATGAGGATGGAACAAATTAAGCTTACAAACAAGCAGGCTCGGCATTTTATCTTATTAAAGCAAGGTCTAATGGGTAATTATAAATTTATTGGAGAACAGGGAGTATGTGATTATATAAAGCAAGCAGGCTGTATCCAGTTTGATCCCATTGATGTTTGTGGAAAAAATCCTGAGCTAGTATTGCAATCAAGAGTAGAAGGATTTTCTAAGGATATGCTGTACAAGCTCTTATACACAGATAGAAAGCTTGTAGATTATTTTGATAAGAATATGTCTATATTTAGTATAGAGGACTGGAAGTATTTTTCACGTCAGCGGGCCGCTTATGGACGAAATGTCAGAAGTAAGGACCAAATCGATGCTGTTATAGATGAAA is part of the Proteiniborus sp. MB09-C3 genome and encodes:
- a CDS encoding aminotransferase class IV, yielding MKLLQLNKYYTTVYIRPIAYKDSNEESANLLYPENALLIYSLPMGEISEKKAISVCVSSWTRVMQNMIPPMTKATACYLSSALATTEALENGFDEAIFLTINENVSEGPGENIFIIRNGVLVTPPVTDDILEGITRDTIMRIAREELGINTVIRSIPRPELYLAEEAFFTGTAVEIQPITEIDRIKIGNGEIGPITKKLEQLYFETVQGNNPRYSSYNTPVY
- a CDS encoding histidine phosphatase family protein gives rise to the protein MIELVVIRHGQSLADIEGRHEGRADFPLTDLGREQAEKLSEWLKERYTFDMIVSSPLKRAKETAEIIGHKMNQPVVFNEDLMECNNGVLAGLLREEVKRNYPEPEGGRKYFQAVEKGESLIDLRSRAEYFLANLLHSIKDREDKTTICIVSHGGLTTMLYRSFLNLPIDTNIWLASGDTGVHLWRIKDDKKIIVFSNMQEHLQVND
- a CDS encoding pyridoxamine 5'-phosphate oxidase family protein, whose translation is MNWKEAHTDMRRKDREMSREFGIEIIDKSKYGVLSMVDEDNEPYGIPLSIVRNENTLYFHSAMDGKKVKVFKNNPNVSIAFIGETKIPENYAKEELDEIMKDESKAASLTSKVFTTEYESAVVKGKIELVEDEEEKVKAMRRLCEKYTPTKMDYFAVAIKSGLKITNVYRISIEEIKAKRKKYDIHGKEMKWGRME
- a CDS encoding CD3324 family protein, with protein sequence MSYKKGVEILPAHLLKEVQKYVDGGLIYIPKKSKRVGWGHLNGSKKSLEKRNRNIYELFKNGIPIDEIADTYYLSEETIKKIVYGKKQL
- a CDS encoding lactate utilization protein, translated to MEKNITWYMEKKIERTIEGLRKRNMEGYLVKDEIELIKLLKELIPDNVSVGVGDSVTLFETGVIDFLREGKLTFLDKYREGITSEEKREIYIKNFSADIFMCSTNALTESGELYNIDGNGSRVAPMIYGPKQVILVVGINKIVRDIEEAEKRVRQYVAPIDAKRLGKDTPCTTLGYCVDCKSPNRICNDFVIIKGQFIKGRIKIIIVGKQLGY
- a CDS encoding PDC sensor domain-containing protein produces the protein MIRSTNVIEKEAKNSLFVTGEAHAKEFNEDLVVYETIVSNMYQIVKGTIDETRLYEEGYLSEYSSTILSPIVQKMTEETEKSAGLYIVFDPRYTGRSEGIWAAVDENGKLIHSIPTNVAGKSQDDPTASFYYDAIKAGKALWGDFYVNNVNVNVMSYSMPIITIHLLEQ
- a CDS encoding methyl-accepting chemotaxis protein; translated protein: MEELKKHVEDIKLYDTGYAFMLNKDYDYIVHPTLDRDSNFKTISNGQYSYIADEIESKGSGIIDTFFGGETKIMAFSKLYDDKIIILTIPKKEVLDDMYNTVYIILGVIIVATILSVAIAFILGKKVSDPIVFATDILNTTANLDLTDIEETNEIRAIFNRKDEVGAIFKATSTLREEMRKVIRAIDETTENVVNNTSSLTVATQETSQSINEVAKTVEELAKAAMEQAEDAENGSVKLEKLADEIKLAVENGEIVVDSSMHAQKISEEGSKAMNDMVEKFNITNKSTNMVAENVNSLLEKSHSIGSILNTIMDISEQTNLLALNAAIEAARAGEAGRGFSVVAEEIRKLSEQTGYATRNIEDILHSIQSEVEITKENMDTSEKAINDANITLDQSMKAFEEIISSILTSIEATNKLSKGLNNVDVNKEDVVLAIQSISSITEETAASTEELSASIEEQAATMETISNNADNLAQTIEKLNELVSKFKL
- a CDS encoding GNAT family N-acetyltransferase; this translates as MIRLLTQSDKKIILEYLKRNEIETSFLYGNVIEFGIDNIQDKRRCADYYGFFKEEVLKGILPFYNLGSCIPHFEDEDAIPSFADLMKSKHFEFLLGMSKVIRPLYERIEGHKEIQEYDECSYFINKNFRPYTLERINFIDANEAINDEIIDFVLDARKNGFNQVTTREDIRKTLLQRGDEEEFIIAEKDGKMVAQACIQTYTPKINQIGSVYTAKEERGKGYCKAIVSEICRRIIGKGKIPTLSVKKNNTPAVMAYTALGFEHYDDYLIIRLK
- a CDS encoding GNAT family protein: MIIVYKDIILRDYKEGDIVDDIRWMTEEIAWHEWDAPWEAEKDLINFDKEKFCEKAMKKLKDKKDDNEFRWGFEIDTKDGIHIGGVNSYLNDEEYNWKSASQGGCLHTLGIDICESSYWYKGYGTQAFTAFIKYHFSKGITDIYTETWSGNFPMIAMAEKVGFKECNRERKFRIIRGNSYDSLTFKLNIKKFEELLQKY
- a CDS encoding class I SAM-dependent methyltransferase, producing the protein MLIKNQNISERSVFDWIEAELEPIFCTSEEFIYNDMESQSDYSLPIIYQSFDPTKKSHWTDRGDLYDFLYSTKGEGKKLLDFGPGDGWPSLIVAPYVKEVIGLDSSEKRVRVCTGNAKRMGTNNASFTSYISGTKLPFEDNCFDGIMAASSVEQTPDPKKTIEKLYRVLKPGGRIRISYEALNDYKDGYEKDLWISDLSEESCKLILFNRDLKNEYVLQYGLTIAMSEEKFENKLSSDNNVIFDQVTVSFLEEIRAIITNVQACKTIHPSGKTLAAWLKEAGFKEILPTYSGRAAAAKLFNQYSDDNRPDNLDSVDEVIKKVVKIVTELEAPLDIDPMITAIK
- a CDS encoding RNA polymerase sigma factor, encoding MGNTVAFEELMNPYIKILYNYILSNISSTEDIKDILQETMLAAWQGLKGFKRNSSFKTWVIGITRRKIADFYRKHYNSNYFETLEFKDIENISSSFDQIDNMIDCIDIEKSFATLSLQDRELLFLIFNAQLSYTEIANITGIPKGTIKSRIHYLKYKLRPLLEERSV